The proteins below come from a single Streptomyces sp. B3I8 genomic window:
- a CDS encoding futalosine hydrolase: MPPRVLVATAVPAERDAVAQAFDGTPREVPLPAALLNRFLAHPGGPVYDLLAAGVGPGLAAASAAGALTAAALHGTPYDLVVSAGIGGGFLPDAPPVALVLADEITVADLGAETDGTTGPGATGTPGFLPVTDLGFGTVTHLPPAALVRRAAEATGARTGTVLTVSTVTGTARRAAELRARHPRALAEAMEGFGVAEAAAAHRTPVLEIRAVSNPVGPRDRAAWRIGDALAVLTEAFGKLAPVLESWNPHDDRTDRD, encoded by the coding sequence GTGCCGCCGCGCGTACTGGTCGCCACCGCCGTTCCCGCGGAGCGGGACGCGGTGGCGCAGGCGTTCGACGGCACCCCGCGGGAGGTGCCGCTCCCCGCGGCCCTGCTCAACCGGTTCCTCGCCCACCCGGGCGGACCGGTGTACGACCTGCTCGCGGCCGGTGTGGGCCCCGGCCTCGCCGCCGCCTCCGCCGCCGGCGCGCTGACCGCCGCGGCGCTGCACGGCACCCCGTACGACCTGGTCGTCTCGGCCGGCATCGGCGGCGGCTTCCTGCCGGACGCGCCCCCGGTCGCCCTCGTCCTCGCCGACGAGATCACCGTCGCCGACCTCGGCGCCGAGACGGACGGGACCACCGGCCCCGGCGCGACCGGTACGCCCGGCTTCCTGCCCGTCACCGACCTCGGTTTCGGCACCGTCACCCACCTGCCGCCCGCCGCCCTGGTGCGCCGGGCCGCCGAGGCCACCGGCGCCCGCACCGGCACCGTCCTGACCGTCTCCACCGTCACCGGCACCGCCCGCCGGGCCGCCGAGCTGCGCGCCCGGCACCCGAGGGCGCTGGCCGAGGCGATGGAGGGGTTCGGCGTGGCGGAGGCGGCCGCCGCGCACCGTACACCCGTCCTGGAGATCCGCGCCGTCTCCAACCCGGTGGGCCCCCGCGACCGCGCCGCCTGGCGGATCGGCGACGCCCTCGCCGTGCTCACCGAGGCCTTCGGGAAGCTGGCGCCCGTCCTGGAGAGTTGGAATCCGCATGACGACCGCACCGACCGCGACTGA
- a CDS encoding cold-shock protein — MPTGKVKWFNGEKGFGFLSRDDGGDVFVHSSVLPAGVDALKPGQRVEFGVVAGQRGDQALSVILLEPAPSVAAAQRKKPDELASIVQDLTTLLENITPMLEKGRYPEKASGRKIAGLLRAVADQLDV; from the coding sequence ATGCCTACCGGCAAGGTCAAGTGGTTCAACGGGGAGAAGGGCTTCGGTTTTCTCTCCCGCGACGACGGCGGTGACGTCTTCGTGCACTCCTCGGTCCTCCCCGCCGGAGTCGACGCCCTCAAGCCCGGCCAGCGGGTGGAGTTCGGCGTGGTCGCCGGACAGCGCGGTGACCAGGCGCTCTCCGTGATCCTGCTGGAGCCCGCCCCGTCGGTCGCGGCGGCGCAGCGCAAGAAGCCGGACGAGCTGGCCTCGATCGTGCAGGACCTGACGACCCTCCTCGAGAACATCACCCCGATGCTCGAGAAGGGCCGCTACCCGGAGAAGGCGTCCGGCAGGAAGATCGCCGGCCTGCTGCGCGCGGTCGCCGATCAGTTGGACGTCTAG
- a CDS encoding DUF2771 domain-containing protein encodes MTSMQSAVRRRRAVAAAGAVSAGLLLLSACDKPTPRATITVGKDSVSSEASCYNDDDKALSTSVRESCIKDKDIESIKVDPDETVRFGVDPDIADNKWTVLMNGRPLTDSSTKTYRTIPGSVFFNAQYGASGNSTKVSIQEGDDNKVTGLWNFTLEKDS; translated from the coding sequence ATGACCTCGATGCAATCCGCTGTGCGACGCCGCCGCGCCGTCGCCGCCGCCGGCGCCGTTTCCGCCGGACTGCTCCTGCTGTCCGCCTGCGACAAGCCCACCCCGAGGGCGACGATCACCGTCGGCAAGGACTCGGTCAGCTCGGAGGCTTCCTGCTACAACGACGACGACAAGGCCCTGTCGACGTCCGTGCGCGAGTCCTGCATCAAGGACAAGGACATCGAGTCGATCAAGGTCGACCCGGACGAGACGGTCCGCTTCGGTGTCGACCCGGACATCGCCGACAACAAGTGGACCGTCCTGATGAACGGCCGGCCCCTGACCGACTCCAGCACCAAGACCTACCGGACGATCCCCGGCAGCGTGTTCTTCAACGCCCAGTACGGCGCGAGCGGCAACTCGACGAAGGTGTCGATCCAGGAGGGTGACGACAACAAGGTCACCGGTCTGTGGAACTTCACGCTCGAGAAGGACTCCTGA
- a CDS encoding 1,4-dihydroxy-6-naphthoate synthase, translating into MTTAPTATEPVSTPGTLQIAYSPCPNDTFVFDALAHGRVPGAPAFDVTFADIDLTNGMAERGEFDVLKVSYAVLPYVLDEYALLPCGGALGRGCGPLVLTREADADLAGRTVAVPSERSTAYLLFRLWAADTVGIKGGGIAGPSAEGGGGRRAGGVGDIVVMPFHEIMPAVRDGRVDAGLVIHEARFTYQDYGLHKLADMGEHWERTTGLPIPLGAIIAKRSLGAETLNRLAESVRTSVRAAWEDPEVSRPYVLEHAQEMDPAVADQHIGLYVNEFTADLGEDGYAAIRGLLERAAAEGLLPPLGPDALAFP; encoded by the coding sequence ATGACGACCGCACCGACCGCGACTGAGCCCGTGTCCACCCCGGGCACCCTGCAGATCGCGTACTCCCCCTGCCCCAACGACACGTTCGTCTTCGACGCCCTCGCCCACGGCCGCGTCCCCGGCGCCCCCGCGTTCGACGTGACCTTCGCCGACATCGACCTCACCAACGGCATGGCCGAGCGCGGCGAGTTCGACGTGCTGAAGGTGTCCTACGCCGTGCTGCCCTACGTCCTCGACGAGTACGCCCTGCTCCCCTGCGGCGGCGCCCTCGGCCGGGGCTGCGGCCCGCTGGTGCTGACCAGGGAGGCGGACGCGGACCTCGCCGGGCGCACGGTCGCCGTGCCGAGCGAGCGGTCCACCGCCTACCTGCTGTTCCGGCTGTGGGCGGCGGACACCGTCGGAATCAAGGGGGGCGGGATCGCAGGGCCCTCGGCCGAGGGTGGTGGTGGGCGACGGGCGGGCGGCGTCGGCGACATCGTCGTCATGCCGTTCCACGAGATCATGCCCGCCGTGCGCGACGGCCGGGTGGACGCGGGGCTCGTCATCCACGAGGCCCGCTTCACCTACCAGGACTACGGGCTGCACAAGCTGGCCGACATGGGCGAGCACTGGGAGCGCACCACCGGGCTGCCGATCCCGCTGGGCGCGATCATCGCCAAGCGGTCGCTGGGCGCCGAGACCCTGAACCGCCTGGCCGAATCCGTGCGCACGTCCGTGCGAGCCGCGTGGGAGGACCCCGAGGTCTCCCGCCCCTACGTCCTGGAGCACGCCCAGGAGATGGACCCGGCCGTCGCCGACCAGCACATCGGGCTGTACGTCAACGAGTTCACCGCCGACCTCGGCGAGGACGGGTACGCGGCGATCCGGGGCCTGCTGGAACGCGCGGCGGCCGAGGGACTGCTCCCGCCCCTCGGCCCGGACGCGCTCGCGTTCCCCTGA